Proteins from one Ktedonobacterales bacterium genomic window:
- a CDS encoding sugar transferase, translating to MKKQPVQSTSRPVTLPIPDQPTLQLRALRSSGRRRPRPQRSATLFLFLIGDTLLINLAFLSAYYIRYNLTSEGPDFYPTPYQDYISLEIGITLGMLLILWLKGIYQIRLTSHWVSHFSAILGATTTGLVTLSIYEYFFTKSSNLLFSSSNSASRGLILYTWIGTTFLLFLGRQLVSMGLAFAYRHGLRRARLIVIGAGRLGKMMMQHIAATPRLGYHIIGYIDVEDTPTPHFGRFKALGSISDLESIIHIYHIDEVLIALPSNQHQQIVRSVRLCERAGAEFKLIPDLHELSLSRIDIDTIEGIPLIGIKSAGISPWQYTLKRGMDISIAGLILLLGSPIWLLTALAIKLDSRGPILFKQERLGYQGLPFMLYKFRSMHNRAERAMAGLRPQNQISGPMFKLKDDPRRTHVGKLIRKTSIDEIPQLLNVLKGDMSLVGPRPPLGSEVAQYEEWEKGRLEVRPGMTGLWQVRGRSELDFDEMVLLDLYYIENWSLRLDIQILLQTIPAVLFSRGAY from the coding sequence ATGAAAAAACAGCCAGTACAGTCCACCAGCAGGCCGGTGACATTACCTATTCCAGACCAACCCACACTACAGCTGCGCGCGCTGCGGTCATCGGGGCGCAGGCGTCCTCGGCCTCAGCGTTCAGCCACCCTGTTCCTCTTCCTGATAGGTGACACGCTCCTCATCAACCTGGCGTTTCTGAGCGCCTATTATATCCGTTACAATCTGACCAGCGAAGGCCCCGATTTTTATCCCACGCCCTACCAGGACTACATCTCCCTTGAAATCGGTATCACGCTCGGCATGCTCTTGATTCTCTGGCTGAAAGGCATCTACCAGATACGCCTCACCAGCCATTGGGTGAGTCATTTCTCGGCTATTCTTGGCGCGACCACCACCGGCCTGGTAACACTCAGCATCTACGAATACTTCTTTACTAAATCGTCGAATCTGCTCTTCTCCAGCAGCAACTCGGCCTCGCGCGGGTTGATTCTTTATACCTGGATCGGTACGACGTTCTTGCTCTTCCTGGGGAGGCAACTCGTCAGCATGGGGTTAGCGTTTGCGTATCGTCATGGCTTGCGGCGGGCGCGCCTGATCGTTATTGGCGCTGGCCGCCTGGGCAAAATGATGATGCAGCATATTGCCGCCACCCCACGCCTTGGCTATCACATCATTGGCTACATTGATGTCGAGGACACGCCCACGCCCCATTTCGGGCGCTTTAAGGCCCTGGGAAGCATCAGCGACCTGGAGAGCATTATCCACATCTACCATATTGATGAGGTCTTGATCGCGCTCCCTTCCAACCAGCATCAACAAATTGTGCGCAGCGTCCGCCTGTGCGAGCGCGCGGGCGCTGAATTCAAACTGATCCCCGACCTGCACGAACTCAGTCTCTCGCGCATTGATATAGACACCATCGAAGGCATTCCGCTCATCGGCATCAAAAGTGCTGGCATTAGCCCGTGGCAATATACCCTCAAGCGCGGCATGGACATCAGCATTGCCGGATTGATCCTGCTGCTTGGGTCGCCCATCTGGCTGCTCACTGCCCTGGCGATTAAGCTTGACTCCAGGGGGCCGATCCTGTTCAAGCAAGAGCGACTGGGGTATCAAGGGTTGCCGTTCATGCTCTACAAGTTTCGCTCCATGCACAACCGCGCCGAAAGAGCTATGGCGGGCCTGCGCCCACAGAATCAAATCAGCGGCCCCATGTTTAAGTTAAAAGACGACCCCCGCAGGACGCACGTAGGCAAGCTCATCCGCAAAACTAGCATTGACGAAATTCCGCAACTGCTTAACGTATTAAAAGGTGACATGAGTCTCGTTGGCCCACGCCCACCGCTTGGCAGCGAAGTCGCCCAGTATGAGGAATGGGAAAAAGGGCGGCTGGAGGTCCGGCCAGGAATGACGGGGCTTTGGCAGGTTCGCGGGCGCAGCGAACTGGACTTTGACGAAATGGTCCTGCTCGATCTCTATTATATTGAAAACTGGTCCTTGCGCCTGGATATACAAATCTTACTACAAACCATTCCCGCCGTCCTCTTCAGCCGTGGGGCCTACTGA
- a CDS encoding glycosyltransferase family 1 protein produces the protein MRIGINALLTSAAQSYRNAGVSRYTLNLLNALGTLDGDHEYTVFVSERAVAEQWPSTASSTAVLVGWGATHPAGRVLWEHLQLAGEIRRHGLQLLHAPMNILPLRLPCPGIVTIHDLAFLRFPDFFRPPRRAYQHWFTRRSARRAALIIAISEHTRRDMIELLKVPEERIRVIYPMLEERFSLPCSAEAVQALRQRRRLPEHLILFLATLEPRKNVSRLLDAFRLLKRETNLPHTLVLAGAKGWSVQTLEQQIYSLGIQNDVRFVGYVPEAEKTLWYHAADLFVYPSLYEGFGLPVAEAMACGVPVVTSNASSLPEVVGDDGAFGARAALTIEPTDTESLARAMQQGLRDNALRQQFRARGLARVQRFAPSLIVQQIIQAYQDATHFT, from the coding sequence ATGCGCATTGGAATCAACGCGCTGCTCACTTCAGCGGCGCAGTCTTATCGCAACGCCGGGGTCAGCCGCTATACGCTCAATCTGCTGAACGCGCTGGGCACTCTTGACGGCGACCATGAATACACTGTGTTTGTCAGCGAACGCGCGGTAGCCGAGCAATGGCCCTCCACAGCCAGCAGCACTGCCGTCCTGGTAGGCTGGGGCGCCACACATCCTGCTGGCAGAGTTCTGTGGGAGCACCTGCAATTGGCTGGCGAGATACGCCGACATGGCCTGCAACTGCTGCACGCTCCCATGAATATTTTACCCCTGCGCCTGCCCTGTCCTGGCATCGTCACCATCCACGACCTCGCCTTTCTGCGCTTCCCCGATTTCTTCCGGCCCCCCCGGCGCGCTTATCAACACTGGTTTACGCGCCGCAGCGCCCGGCGCGCCGCGCTCATTATTGCTATCTCTGAGCATACGCGCCGCGATATGATCGAACTCCTGAAGGTTCCAGAAGAGCGCATCCGCGTCATCTATCCCATGCTAGAAGAGCGATTTTCGCTCCCCTGTTCAGCCGAAGCCGTCCAGGCATTGCGGCAGCGGCGGCGGCTCCCCGAACACCTGATCCTCTTTCTTGCCACCCTGGAGCCGCGCAAGAACGTCTCGCGCCTGCTTGATGCCTTTCGGCTGCTCAAGCGCGAAACCAACCTGCCCCATACATTGGTGCTTGCCGGGGCGAAAGGCTGGTCTGTACAAACGCTGGAGCAGCAGATATACTCACTGGGTATTCAAAACGACGTGCGCTTTGTTGGCTATGTACCCGAAGCAGAAAAAACGCTCTGGTATCATGCCGCTGACCTTTTCGTCTACCCCAGTCTCTATGAAGGGTTTGGTCTGCCGGTCGCTGAAGCGATGGCCTGTGGTGTGCCAGTCGTCACCTCAAACGCATCCAGTCTGCCGGAGGTAGTTGGGGATGATGGCGCCTTTGGCGCCCGCGCCGCGCTGACGATAGAACCAACCGATACTGAATCTTTGGCACGCGCTATGCAGCAAGGATTGCGCGACAACGCCCTCCGCCAGCAATTCCGCGCGCGTGGTCTGGCGAGGGTGCAGCGCTTCGCACCCAGTCTAATTGTCCAACAAATTATTCAAGCCTATCAGGATGCCACGCACTTTACGTGA